CCGATGCACTGTGGGCCTATCGAACGGcttacaagacacccattggcatgagcccctttcggcttgtatatggtaaagcatgTCACTTACCGGTAGAGATTGAACACAAAGCTTATTGGGCCGTAAAGGAGTGTAATATGAGCTTGGGTGGGGCCGGAGTAGAGAGAAAACTTCAATTGGCGGAATTGGAATGTTTGAGATTAGAAGCTTACGACAACTCTAGACTTTATAAGGAAAAGTTGAAAGCCATCcatgacaagaacattaggagaagAGAATTCCGACCCAGTGAACTAGTCCTTCTCTACAATtcaaggttgagattactacccggaaagcttagatcaaggtgggatggaccctaccaagtggagaaagtagaaccttatggggtctaccacttgcgccacccatcaagcccggacatcttcaaggtaaacgggcaccgtctcaaattgtatcatggtgagcaaagaaagaactccaaggaatttgaagtgttcctcTTGAGGGATGCAACTCTTGAACAAGCACTATGAGCTACtgaaagtccaacttaaggacgttaaacaaaagtgctaggtgggagacaccccaccatggtaagatcttccCTTGAGCTTTGTACATAGACACTTGACTTCATGTTTGTTAGCTAGATTTCAATGTCAATTCGCCTTCATTTGTTGAATTCATTGATAGTTTACCAAGTAAAATGCCCTGCTATAGTGTTTAAGTGGCTGTGTGGGGGAGGGTTTGAAATGTCAAAAGGTAATGTAAACACATGCAAAAATTAGAAAAAGCACCCCTCTACGCGTGCGTGCACCTATCGCGTACGCGCCCTTAAGGCATTCGACGGTCAtctacgcggacgcgcaccgtGCGTGGACGCGTGGATTGCGAATAACAGCCCTCCATACATTTATCCGAGAGTTGCGCCCACACCATGCCAGGACTATGCCTGAAGCACAGGAAGCtcgcgcgcgcgcgcacatggcgcgtccGCGCACATGGGCGAAAtctgccaatcgacgcgcaagcgtactgtgcgcgtccgcgccgaTCGCCTTGTTGCACTCCTGGTACATATTCCAGAGAGTTAAGCCACTCTTAGGCCTATACTAAGCCACCGGCCCAGAACCtctgccgcgtgcgcgcacctggcgcgcacgcgtccataCACTGCGAGCACGAAATGCGCGCGCGCGCCTCAGCCGCGCACGCGCCCATTGATTCTGCACTCCTCTCTGAGCCACTTCACAGAGAGTTGAGCCCCCCCAGGCCCTTCTCATGCCTGGGGCACAACCgcgttgacgcgtgcgcgcactgtgCACGCGCGCGCCAAAAGCCCTGAAGCAATCTCTGGTACTGcgtccagagagttatgccaccCTTGTGCCTCTCTTGTGCTGCCAGCCCAAGcgcatgggcgcgcacgcgcaatgtgcgcgcgcgcCCCCATTCCACCTCACTTCCCTGCGCgagcgcgcaccgtgcgcgcacgcgcaggTGATCGACGCCAACTTTAGAAAAGGCACACTTACTCCTTCATCCTCATTCCACTTTTCCTTCTCCCTCTCACCCCTTCCACCACCCATTCACCCACCTCCACTTCCTCTCATCAACCACCTTCTACCACATATCTCCGGTGGCCCCACATTAACTCTTCACTCTCCATCAACCCACACTACAACTTCTTCTTCCATATCCTTCTCCATCTCACAAGGTATTATACTAAGCTACCCTCTTAGTCCAATAATCTCTTGTGATTCTTAATCATTTAGTTGCACCATCTTTTAGGTAGCTtgtttcatttttcttctttctctagCTACTTCTTTGGGATGTCTTTgctcttttctctctttcaaTCCAATTCTTCATGGGCATTTGGGTCTCAAACTCACTTACATGAGTAGATGAGTGGTGTTGCTTAATTCTCTTGCAATCAATATGCACTGTAATCATTAATAATGGATTGTGGAATGTTACATTGCTCTCATTTTCACATAATCACATACTAGTCCAAGGATGCACGCCAAGTGTTCGACGAAAGGCATACTTGAGTTTTGGGCTCATTGTGACTAACTTGCCTCTCAACCAATCACTTTTGGGTGCATCCTCACTTTCCCCAATCCATTCATTCACATTTTCTTAACTTGCTTTCCATTTGTGGCCCTTAAGGGTGTGTGCTTCTCATGGTTCTTCCTTGCATGCTTAAACTACCCTTGCACCACATGAAAATGATTTGCCTTGCTCTTCACACATTATCCtagttacatgttgcagctgtcatgtaaCAAAGATACCCATATTCTATGGCATTATTTTTCATTGCATAAGGCTCATGTACTTCCACTTCTTTGGGTCTGATGTTTTCCCCTTCTTGCTTTCACAGGATGGTCATCAAAAAGAACAAAGGGAAAGACCCCAAGAAGCCAGCTTCCAATAAAGTGCGCCAAGAACTAACGGCCAAGCCCCTCTTAAAGAAAACCAAGGGCCCCGTTGATGTTCTAGAGAAGGACAACCCTCCTAAGGATTCGAACAAGTTTCCCAACCGTTACTGCGAACTTGTTTACTCAAAAATGATCGAAAGGAATTATCATCCGGAACCCCTCCTAGTCCTACCGGCTCACCTCAGTCCGATTGTGATGCCACACATTGACCGGAGGCAATGGAGGTTCCTCTTGAGGCAACCAAAGGAGGCCAATCTCTCATGGGTggtggaattctactccaactaccactcaccccttctcacatcaaTATTTGTGCGCCGAAAGCAAGTGTCGGTCACAGTGGAAACCATCCGAGAAGTCCTTGGGATTGAACCGTCAACGGATGCATATGACGCCTACCAAGAAGTCTTGGCTACATGCGATGACCGTGTATTCGATTGGAGCGCGATCCTCCGCGTCATTGCTTTACCCGACGCATATTGGATTCGGGGGACCATAAAGCAAAGATCCAAGGGTTTAGATGTCCGCcacctcactcaagaagccacGGCATGGGCCCAAATTCTAGCTCACTACGTGCTCCCAAGCACACATGGGTCATCCATCaccgccgagcttgccttattgatatggtgcatcttaacCGAGAAATCGGTCGACATTTCGCATGCCATCCGCCAATCCATGGGGCGCATTCATGCCAAGGGAAATCTACCATTCCCCGCTTTAGTGACGGCATTAGTTGCGAAAGCCGGCGTCAACCGGGAGGCTAAAGATAGGAGAACCTCAATTCCAGTCGATGGGGATGTTATTCCGACCAAGAGATGCCTCAAGCCTCCGGAAGTCACCAAGGACATTGGACTGCCCACACCAACTCGCAACACTACCACTTCATCTACATCACAAAAATCGGCCACCCAACGCCTTGAGGACCTTCACAATAAATTGGACCGTTATGAGAGGCGTAACCAACGCTGTTATGCTCATGTGAAGAGACTTCTAAGCATAGtcaccccacctatggaggaacccgatatctccacatccaccgcaACTTCAAGCGGAGATAGCGATGACATTGAGATGTGGGACACTCGGAGCTCAACCACCCATTGCGCCTaacctatagcacggaggaccgtgctaagttttaagtgtggggaggtcggccgatcgatctccgtaggtaacaTCTGAATAAATCTGAATAAATTTTTGTTCCTTGAACTTCCTTGTAattaggataggttgcatgattaggttTTAGTGGCACCATTCGCATGATAAgtttacttggttggaacaatgaaatTCTTTCTTAGGAAACCAATACTTTGGGGCAACCGTGGCATTGCAAATTTTAAATGCTTTGATGCCAAATTTGcatgaagaattatattttggaacatgggtttgagttaagaacacaagctagtgagttttgagcctaattgcgtggttacatcttataaccacttattctccttcttgtgtgcattattctctttctatgattgtaatccttgatttgtttgattctttatgtccattattttgtgtatacatgcatttagatgattgaggccatcatttcattagctcacttacccaaatagccttacctttgatcttccattgttagccaatttgagcctacgcttaacccacttgttctttaatttagcacattacaagccttaaagcgaaaaaaaacaataaatgtccttaatttggatctttgattggcttaggttAGTGTGCgtgtgtatcattcaagtgtgggaaccttgggacattgggtgaataaaagggtaattttgtattgttattgaaaatattagaaattgggtacatactcatgtgttgatcaaatgtaaaaccttatgcattgatgctcttatatatagaaagaaaaaaaagagaaaaacgaaagaaaaagaaaagaaaaataatatggaaaaggaaaaggaaaaagcagaaaaagaaagaaaaaaaagaagaagaaaaagaaagaaataaaaaggggacaaaatgccccaaagcaaagtgtagctcaataaaatcaattcacaagtgttgtgaaatgaaaagaaaatgcatgagtatgtgaaaaagtgagaaatgggtagttaggttagctttgaatttatataggatgtcataggttaggtggaaagtttaagttaatcaaagattcaaatcgcAAAgcccacttgaccaaatatgcctcctaccttaaccctagccccattacaacccaaggaaaagacctcatgataattgtatgcatgcattgaatagttgtcgattgttagaagaaaaacaaatcttggaaaagcatgattaggggagaattgagtgaatcaaccccaagcaccgagcgactagagtgcaaacacttccggtgagggttcgatgctcaatccTTGGATTCCCGGCTCTCGCGAGCATTCCTCATGCAAAGTTGCATATATTGCATTTGATGCTTAGAAATTGGCAAGTCCTATGCATTGACCACCATCGTGTCCCATGTGCTCGCATATGTCATAAGAAAGCCGATTTGTTCCTAACCAAGTAGATACTAGCGCTAGTCATGGTTACATGCATATAagtaggttgcatttcatgagtCTTATACTTTTGCGATCCCGCGGTCTTCTGTGTTTCTTTGCATttctctaagcatgaggacatgctagaatctaagtgtggggaggttgacaaaccccattttgagggtttatcttgtgctgatttcaggggttttatcaatgattccacacactttctatatgaaaatacaagattttgcattcctttcctagttttgccccatgaatgaaaacatgcttattttgcactaaaatagatacatttctaatcttctcttgatgtcattcgatgccgtgacttgtgtgttaagtggtttcaggatATAGAGTAGGaatggaccggaagagagaaggaagacgggtgcaaagaaaggaagcatgagaattgagctttggaaatttccgcatgggcgcgtgcgcgcacttggcgcgccTGCGCAGATAGAGCAACGTGAAGCCGAagccaagagccaagccacgagccggcttgagtagcggctaagccatgatcttcatgggcgcgcacgcgtacattaCGCCTCCGCGCACATTACAAGACGCCTCGATGGCGCGTGCGCGTGCCTTGCGCGTGCGCGCTGATTTgtgaatatgattttttaaagaagtcacgtgacttaggcgtggaggtaGTTAAGAATCCCACTTTTGGAGAAATaccttggcgggaaaagcttaagaagaccaaaggagcaagggttaaggacacttagttcattttctagattttagatattttgagaggatagttagttacacttttgggagaagaagaggaaaattccaagcttttcactagggttcatcttcatccaatttctgaattttcaatcactttttggtgagatccattacaattctcactccactttgttcatgtcatagatttttcttctccaatttcaagtagtagttgtaattgatcaattctcatagatctagaattcaactttgtaattttggatttcatcaacactttgagaatttgattttcattgttacTCTTTGAGACTTGTTGTTAgatccttgtgttgcaatactttcaattctacttttcttctcattttactatgactttctttcttgctcatcacatgtttgataaaatgtcaacactagctatggagtagaaatttcacacttggcatagggtttggtcattggaagaagttgaatagttgtatCAATGGTTGATTTGGAATAAGGGATTGCTAGTtggcttggagtgcactaaagctagattcccatgaggtgaagctaggacttgtgactcaagttgattgttttcatttgaccttcctctatacctaggggataactaaatgaagcaaggcctaattgttgtcatcattgaatggactataaggatagaatttccaatgccaaccctaagccaagtcttttgataattgattgtttgtttctcattactttgctaaaaccttcaaagaattcCAACAAGGCTTACcaaatcaataagatgcacactttggcaattccaagggagaacgactcgggagactagtactctcgaatatagattgtagatttgtttgatgatggattttgcgtcggtttagactatactacgattgatcacttgataatttctataccggcaaaaattcattcGTCAAATGGTTATCATAAAGAGAAATAATTACAGATCATCTGACATCATAATAGCATAATGCATAATTACAAAAGTAGGAAAGATAAACCTGTTTGAGTTGCAAAACATTAAAGGAACAGAAGAAGTGCCACAGCATAGTTATCAAGGCTGGCAATACAAAAGTTATGACAATTGTCCTAAACAAAACAACTATCTGCTAACTGCCTTTAACAAAATAACAAAGTACTGTCCTAAACATCCTAATGTCAAAGTCATGAATTGTTCTTTTTTCTTGGTGCTTTGAAATCGGGAGTTGGAACAAACTTCATAAAATTGTGCAATCTGGAAGATGTAGCCACACTGGCTCCTTGCATTGGATCCACACCAATGGATTGAGGTGGTGGTGAGCTCCTCCTTTTGGTGGGAAACTTCTGTGGCCTTGATGGTGGAGGTGCAGCAGGTCCTGCTATGTCCTACAGCAAATAAACAGTTCAAGACATGAGTTAAGATAACAACAAAATTATACTTTTGTTATGTTGTAACGTGGAGAAGTATGTTACCTGTGATCCTTCATAGATTGGTTGTGATATGTCAATCTCCACAGCAGGAGGTTCATCAGCTGGTGCAGCAGCAGTTTGAGGTTGAGGGCCAGCCTCAGAAGCAGAAGGAGCAGCATTTGTTTTGGCTTTATCTGCAGCAGCCTTTGCAGCTGCAACAGCAGCATCTACTTCATCCAGTCTCTTCTTTGAGCACCCTCTCTTAGTATGCCCTTTTACCCAACAATACCTACATGTGAATGGCTTCAAATGCCTTTTCAAACTTCCACTAGGTTTAGCTTTCTTATTACCACTGTTGCCCTCATCAGCAtcttttctccttttctttgtcAAAGCTCCAGGCCTCCTCCTAATGTTAGGGGCCTGTGGTTGAGTGTACAAGGATTTTTCCCACAATGATTGGCTAGGAAGAGGGTTAATGTGATGGACATAAGTCTTGTTGTATGCCTCCATAGTACACAGTTGGTGACAAAAGTCTTCCGGCCTCTTGTTTACCCTTGCAAGGGCAGCACAGGTATGAACACATGGAATGCCTACAGTTAGTAACACAAACATTCAGTGTTAGACAATCACAGTTTTCAGTATACACAAAATGTTAATGATGAAATTAAAGAGTTTGAGGTGTGTCACCGGTCAGCATCCAGAATTGGCAAGTGCATAGCCTTTTTCCAAGATCCACCACCATGTTTGTTGGATGGCCATGAACCTCAAATTTTTCATAGTCTTCATCACCGGTCCAGATAGGCATCCAGTTCTTTGATTCTTTTCTGATTTTATCTAGGCGACTTTGAATTACAGGAGGGAGTATGCCAACATGATTTACCAGTTTTACCGTATTCTTCGCAATATTTCTCATCACAAACATTCTCACCTCCTCAAGTAATGTGATGATGGGTTTGTTTCTGGCCTCTTTGATTCTTGCATTGAAAACCTCACAGGCGTTGTTGCAAATGTTGTCCAGTTTTGCCCTATGGCTGAACTGGGACTTTGTCCATGACTCTTTAGGCCATTTGTTGAGATATGCCCAAGCTTCCTCATTCACCCTCTTAATCTTGTTCATATTATCGATGAAATCCTGGAATGTTGTTGATTTGGCACATTCCCAAAGTAGTCCCCTCAACTCAAGCTCCTTCCATTGTTTGTTGAAGTTCCTGCAGAGGTGCCAAACACAAAAACGGTGGTGAACTCTTGGCATCACATCCTAGACAGCTTGAATTAAACCCTGCAGGACATTGATACACTATGTttcagaaacaaaaactaaGGTAACTACTTTTATCGTGCCACAGAACAATCCCTGAGTTTAAATAAGTGACCCTAATCTAGTCCCTGACTTTCGCATTTTAATACAATTTAGTCCCTTGTGTTATGTGTAAAGTGCACGATTCGTCCCTTGTGCTATTTGGATGTAACTAATAGTGCATATCAACAACCAACATCATGCATACAAAATCCAGGGGACATATATAACATGAAAGTTTACAGTACATCAAATTTAACAGTACATGAAAGTTAACATTATTCTCATCAAGTTTAAAAGTACATGAAATTTAAAAGTACATTATTCTATCAAATTCACTTACATCCACAGAATCAAAGATTGTTAAAAGTACATGAAAGTTAACATTACCTTCTGCATATCAGAAATAAAGCACCATCCATTAGTTTTGTAGTCTCCAAGATCAGCATGAAGCAGCTCCAGGAACCATCTCCAAGTCTTTGTATTCTCTATTTCAACTATAGCCCAGGCAATCACGTAAATGTGATGATTGACATCTTGTGCAACAGCAGCTAAGATCTGACCTCCAAATTGTGTCTTTAGAAATGCCCCATCAAGCCCAATCAAGGGGCGACAACCTGCCTTGAATCCCATCTTGCAACTATACAAACAAACGTACATCTTATCAAATATGACGTCTCCATTTGGTTGAGGTTCGACACATAACTACACCGTAGATCCAGGATTTGTCTTGAGTAAAGTTTCAGCATAGTCCCTTAGTTTCGCATATTGTGCCTTCTCATCCCCGTATACTACATTTCTTGCATCTACCAGTGCCCTTGCAATAGAATTTCTATTCAGAATAAGGTCACACTTTGTTCTGAAGTACACAGCAGCCTCGCATTGCTTGAAATTGGGGTTTCCTTACCTTTTTCACTAATTTACTAGCAACCCAAGCCCTATTAGCagctgtgatgagcggataatttgtacgctttttggcattgtttttagtatgtttttagtatatttggttgagtttttagtatatttttattagtttttagttaaaattcacttttctggacttcactatgagtttgtgtgtttttctgtgatttcaggtattttctggctgaaattgagggacctgagcaaaaatctggttcagagactgaaaaggactgcagatgctgttggattctgacctccctgcactcgaagtggattttctagagctacaaaaacccaattggcgcgctctcaacggcgttggaaattagacatcctgggctttccagcaatatatgatagtctatactttgcccaagatttgatggcccaaaccggcgttcaaagtcaccttcagaaatcccagcgttaaacgccggaactggcaccaaaatgggagttaaacgcccaaactggcataaaagctggcgtttaactccaagaagagtctctacacgaaaatgcttcaatgctcagcccaagcacacaccaagtgggcccggaagtggatttttatgtcattactcatctttgtaattcttaagctactagttccctataaataggaccttttacttttgtattttcatcttggttcttctggttccctctctgggggccgaaaccaatgatcacactatcacttatgtattttcaatggtggagtttctacacaccatagattaaggtgtggagctctgctgtacctcgagtattaatgcaattactattgttcttctattcaattccgcttgttctttgtccaagatatcacttgttcttcaacttgatgaatgtgatgatccgtgacactcatcatcattctcacctatgaacgtgtgactgacaaccacctccgttctaccttagattgggtgaatatctcttggattcctgatacacgatgcatggttgatcgcctgacaaccgagtgctcgcctgacaaacgagccagccattccgtgagatcagagtcttcgtggtataggcaagaactgatggcggcattcaagagaatccggaaggtctaaccttgtctgtggtattctgagtaggattcaatgattgaatgactgtgacgtgcttcaaactcctgagggcggggcgttagtgacagacgcaaaagaatcaatggattctattccggcctgatcgagaaccgacagatggatagccgtgccgtgacagggtgcgttgaacatttccactaagaggatgggaggtagccactgacaacggtgaaacccttgcataagcttgctggtgcgcgaaattgtgaacaatacttttcacaactctcataatccccggtcatgaaccccaaaaacttggtgttcaataccatggcattacacaacttcgcacaactaaccagcaagtgcactgggtcgtccaagtaataccttacgcgagtaagggtcgatcccacggagattgttagtatgaagcaagctatggtcatcttgcaaatcttagtcaggcagacttaaatggatatggtgatgaacgaaaataacacaaaggtaaagatagagatacttatgtaattcattggtaggaacttcagataagcgcatgaagatgccttcccttccgtctctctgctttcctactgtcttcatccaatccttcttattcctttccatggcaagcttgtgtagggtttcaccgttgtcaatggctacctcccatcctctcagtgaaaacgtttgcctatgctctgtcacagcatggggtaatcagctgtcggttctcggtcaggccggaatagaatccatcgattcttttgcgtctgtcactaacgccccgcctgctaggagtttgaagcacatcacagtcattcaatcattgaatcctactcagaataccacagacaaggtttagaccttccggattctcttgaataccgccatctattctcgcctataccacgaagattccggttaagaaatccaagagataaacattagagcctcgtttgcttgtagaacaagagtggttgtcagtcactttgttcataagtgagaatgatgatgagcgtcacataatcatcacattcatcatgttcttgagtgcaaatgaatatcttggacaaagaacaagcggaattgaatagaagaacaatagtaattgcattaatactcgaggtacagcagagctccacaccttaatctatggtgtgtagaaactccaccattgaaaatacataagtgatagtgtgatcattggtttcggcccccagagagggaaccagaagaaccaagatgaaaatacaaaagtaaaaggtcctatttata
Above is a genomic segment from Arachis stenosperma cultivar V10309 chromosome 1, arast.V10309.gnm1.PFL2, whole genome shotgun sequence containing:
- the LOC130933129 gene encoding uncharacterized protein LOC130933129, translated to MGFKAGCRPLIGLDGAFLKTQFGGQILAAVAQDVNHHIYVIAWAIVEIENTKTWRWFLELLHADLGDYKTNGWCFISDMQKVMLTFMNFNKQWKELELRGLLWECAKSTTFQDFIDNMNKIKRVNEEAWAYLNKWPKESWTKSQFSHRAKLDNICNNACEVFNARIKEARNKPIITLLEEVRMFVMRNIAKNTVKLVNHVGILPPVIQSRLDKIRKESKNWMPIWTGDEDYEKFEVHGHPTNMVVDLGKRLCTCQFWMLTGIPCVHTCAALARVNKRPEDFCHQLCTMEAYNKTYVHHINPLPSQSLWEKSLYTQPQAPNIRRRPGALTKKRRKDADEGNSGNKKAKPSGSLKRHLKPFTCRYCWVKGHTKRGCSKKRLDEVDAAVAAAKAAADKAKTNAAPSASEAGPQPQTAAAPADEPPAVEIDISQPIYEGSQDIAGPAAPPPSRPQKFPTKRRSSPPPQSIGVDPMQGASVATSSRLHNFMKFVPTPDFKAPRKKNNS